A portion of the Bdellovibrionales bacterium genome contains these proteins:
- a CDS encoding ABC transporter permease, translating into MKINWPSIRIVEFLGGTFLLARQTFKEGFVGPAYPALIVEQIYLIGVKSLPLIIVVSASTGMVMALQFGIGLEKFGGELYVPNIVSVSIIRELGPVFASLMLAARVGAGITSEIGSMKVSQQIDAIRALGTSPIKKIVFPRVLACLISVPLVCVVANSVGVLGGLVVGTIDLGIEPNFYFNKIISTIKFSDYVSGLGKTVFFALFISIPACYYGLRAKGGTQGVGQATTKSVVTSSIFIVVGDFFLTKLFYLIERWIG; encoded by the coding sequence ATGAAAATCAATTGGCCTAGCATTCGCATTGTTGAGTTTCTTGGCGGAACATTTCTCCTTGCTCGCCAAACTTTCAAGGAAGGCTTCGTAGGTCCAGCTTATCCCGCACTCATTGTTGAGCAAATATATTTGATAGGTGTGAAATCACTTCCGCTGATCATCGTCGTCTCGGCCAGCACAGGGATGGTCATGGCCCTTCAGTTTGGTATCGGACTTGAAAAATTTGGTGGTGAACTCTATGTTCCAAATATCGTATCTGTCTCAATAATTCGGGAACTGGGGCCAGTCTTTGCATCTCTCATGCTCGCGGCACGAGTGGGAGCTGGAATCACAAGTGAAATTGGCTCAATGAAGGTGAGCCAGCAAATTGATGCAATCAGAGCACTGGGAACATCACCCATTAAAAAAATCGTTTTTCCTCGAGTCCTCGCGTGCCTCATCTCTGTCCCTCTTGTCTGCGTCGTCGCAAATTCAGTCGGAGTTCTGGGTGGACTCGTCGTTGGTACTATTGATTTAGGCATTGAACCCAACTTCTATTTCAACAAGATTATTTCGACAATTAAGTTCTCGGACTATGTTTCTGGTCTTGGAAAGACGGTCTTTTTTGCGCTCTTTATTTCTATTCCTGCATGTTACTACGGCTTAAGGGCTAAGGGTGGAACTCAAGGCGTTGGACAGGCGACAACTAAATCCGTGGTAACTTCTTCAATTTTTATTGTTGTGGGTGACTTCTTTCTCACCAAGTTATTTTATCTCATCGAAAGGTGGATAGGGTGA
- a CDS encoding sigma-54-dependent Fis family transcriptional regulator, with translation MDDRKAGVIQTADPRMKRVLEIAECIASSRASVLIQGESGTGKELLARYIHALSPRASQRFSALNCAAVPEGLLESELFGYERGAFTGADSRRVGRFEMANHSTFLLDEISEMPLVLQAKLLRVIQEGEVERLGGAAPIKINVRILAATNRDLKDMVRRNQFREDLFYRLNAIPLVLPPLRERPKDIEFLSQWFIENSCRENGIPLKRIGAEAFKKLQTWNWPGNVRELKNVIERSVLLSTDTELSPNSILISDYQEIRQEDKVQAGMTVSEMEKVLILKTLEHTGHNRTQAADLLGISIRTLRNKIREYRGCERNLNP, from the coding sequence ATGGATGATCGAAAGGCCGGAGTGATTCAAACTGCAGATCCACGGATGAAAAGAGTACTGGAAATCGCTGAGTGTATCGCATCGAGCCGGGCCTCTGTATTAATTCAGGGAGAAAGTGGCACGGGCAAGGAGCTGCTTGCTCGCTACATTCATGCACTGAGTCCGCGAGCCTCTCAGCGATTCTCGGCCCTGAATTGTGCGGCGGTGCCTGAGGGACTTCTCGAAAGTGAGCTTTTTGGATATGAGAGGGGAGCTTTTACTGGCGCGGATTCTCGGCGAGTGGGGCGGTTTGAAATGGCCAATCACAGTACATTTCTCCTTGATGAAATCAGTGAAATGCCGCTTGTTCTTCAGGCAAAACTCTTAAGGGTCATACAAGAGGGAGAAGTGGAGCGATTAGGTGGAGCTGCGCCGATCAAAATAAATGTTCGAATTCTTGCGGCCACCAATCGTGATTTGAAAGATATGGTTCGTCGAAATCAGTTTCGAGAGGATCTTTTCTATCGCCTCAATGCCATTCCTTTGGTGTTGCCTCCTCTTCGGGAGCGGCCAAAGGATATTGAATTTCTCAGTCAATGGTTTATTGAAAACTCCTGTCGAGAAAACGGCATTCCTCTTAAGCGTATTGGAGCCGAGGCGTTCAAAAAACTCCAGACTTGGAATTGGCCAGGGAATGTCCGAGAACTGAAAAATGTCATAGAGCGATCGGTGTTGTTAAGTACAGATACGGAATTGTCTCCCAATTCTATATTGATCTCTGACTATCAGGAAATCCGGCAAGAAGACAAAGTTCAGGCCGGAATGACCGTATCAGAAATGGAGAAAGTGTTAATTTTAAAAACCCTTGAACACACAGGACACAATCGCACTCAGGCAGCAGATTTGCTTGGGATTAGCATTCGGACTTTAAGAAATAAGATCAGGGAATATCGTGGATGCGAAAGGAATTTGAATCCGTGA
- the trmFO gene encoding methylenetetrahydrofolate--tRNA-(uracil(54)-C(5))-methyltransferase (FADH(2)-oxidizing) TrmFO, which produces MRSGRQPVHIVGAGLAGSECAFQLAERGHSVILHEMREKTMTPAHLTGFFGELVCSNSFGSQTDYSAPGQLKWEAEKLGSLVLRTARECAVPAGMALGVDRTLFARSLTQLLESHPRIEVRRELISDFAEIPRPVVIATGPLTHDPLAQAMARHFGKDFLYFFDAIAPIIDKDSINLDIAWREDRWGKGNGDYLNCPLNKEQYLNFVNEIKSARKVEPKDFEKTPYFEGCMPIEVMADRGIETLRFGPLSPKGLVNPHSEERPYAVVQLRQDNLAGTSYNMVGFQNKMAYPEQTRIFRTIPGLEEAEFLKLGSMHRNLYIHSPKMLTPNLASRHDPDLYFAGQITGVEGYFESTCIGLLVALFIHQKQNNFEFSPPPRSSAMGSLLTAITEDKEQFQPTNINFGLLPDPPSKSKQQGKSRREAKRDQQIQEARLSFSDWVHLLKQ; this is translated from the coding sequence ATGAGATCAGGAAGACAGCCAGTTCATATCGTAGGGGCGGGCCTTGCGGGAAGCGAGTGCGCCTTTCAATTGGCTGAGCGCGGACACTCAGTCATATTGCATGAAATGCGCGAAAAGACCATGACTCCGGCCCACTTAACTGGTTTTTTTGGAGAACTCGTTTGCTCCAATTCCTTTGGCAGCCAAACGGACTATTCAGCTCCGGGCCAACTCAAATGGGAGGCTGAAAAACTCGGGAGTCTGGTCTTACGCACTGCCAGAGAATGCGCTGTTCCAGCCGGCATGGCGCTTGGAGTTGATCGGACTCTGTTTGCCCGCTCCCTGACTCAACTGCTTGAATCTCATCCTCGCATTGAGGTGCGCCGAGAACTCATCTCAGATTTTGCAGAAATTCCGCGACCTGTTGTGATTGCGACAGGCCCCCTCACCCACGACCCTCTTGCCCAAGCTATGGCTAGGCATTTTGGCAAGGATTTTCTCTATTTTTTTGATGCCATTGCACCCATTATTGATAAGGACAGTATCAATCTTGATATTGCTTGGCGAGAGGATCGCTGGGGAAAAGGAAATGGCGATTACTTAAATTGTCCCTTAAATAAGGAGCAATATCTCAACTTTGTAAATGAAATCAAAAGCGCTCGCAAGGTTGAGCCAAAGGATTTTGAAAAGACTCCCTACTTCGAAGGCTGTATGCCCATTGAGGTTATGGCCGACAGAGGCATCGAGACCTTGCGGTTTGGACCTCTGTCGCCAAAAGGCTTGGTAAATCCTCACAGTGAAGAGCGTCCCTACGCCGTTGTTCAGCTTCGGCAGGATAACCTCGCGGGAACTTCATATAATATGGTTGGGTTTCAGAATAAAATGGCTTATCCAGAACAAACACGAATTTTTAGAACAATTCCAGGACTGGAGGAAGCTGAGTTTCTCAAATTGGGTAGCATGCACCGAAATCTCTATATCCATTCCCCAAAAATGCTCACCCCAAACTTAGCCAGTCGTCATGATCCAGATCTCTACTTTGCAGGACAGATAACAGGAGTCGAAGGATATTTTGAATCGACCTGCATCGGTCTGCTTGTGGCATTATTTATACATCAAAAGCAAAATAACTTTGAATTTTCACCTCCTCCTCGCTCAAGCGCGATGGGCTCTCTTTTGACAGCTATCACAGAAGACAAGGAACAATTTCAACCCACCAACATAAACTTTGGATTACTTCCCGATCCCCCTTCGAAAAGCAAACAACAAGGGAAAAGTCGGCGTGAAGCGAAAAGGGATCAACAAATACAAGAGGCCAGACTCTCCTTTTCCGATTGGGTGCATCTCTTAAAGCAATAA
- a CDS encoding tetratricopeptide repeat protein, which translates to MVRKIDKAQINLLKTCGKAQPRPWLIRTSFSRHFDGSFWSDLLNTPNPLNALILPFLYLLTSGPALATGVSGEISRIGDATHIEFRGQNQWEYEVTRVGKRSLRLVLSPFDLPTEAKLKTWSDALVSSVELDKGGADGKYVVTFNLTENNIDSFDYLTDDPSRLIIDIYREAPNPQTKSKPNATASTPEERKSEVARKRTGKIAAVSQDYVKKGLQRSPSGSELLTVDQAGEKSLEQTKKSLSQTGGVFDGNDPDFNRFRVKEFEIKEDAIIASKQNIFIRFPMLQMSSSELPRLLENSPEYVIAPRNDPENKQARFLLTLFLKGRKAAFLKAYEHFNRKFPKSIYDEIVRNMAAEIHYSLYQEEKLTYHFQRAYDEYQYLLAKYPDSPLAERTELILSYSVLERGEALAALQNLQRFLEKYPESPHTDPVRRAIGAVYVQLGKYEEATQAYQKLGETAKDKTFSNEATYRLGDVAFSRRDYKEAIALYQAAIRSLPNLEKRFPNALYNMAESYFWTGDYRNSLEAYVNFLKYFPTHDHDGYAMTRVGELMEIMGVDQSRVMGGYLESYFRFHDSPGAGVARVRMLSQQMKGMKEKELKRAVDEMTEIAVKSSLPKMDEFINLMVSDGFYRRGEYERALGYLVSFYQSHPTSSSLPFFHKRILKNITDDLKKMAEEKRYMDVLGKFSKLSATWLKKPDRLDIPYFLGQAYEQAGVYHESEKIYSELLANLKKIRGTQEEKERRVIEHLPQFDELYLRLSTNCLLQRDVTKAHGYLTEIKNPEAFSSQSKIEWIGNLAKVAEEKGQTGEVVKYLLELIEAWKKSPEMLAPVYLKLAEMQIRQKQWPDAETTLNLIRTMKTQKMPVGNDVWVSALEKQGDVLYQQKKNIGAVEAYLELLDQFEDKRPLAYVRYKVGSILYETGDIRAAEKVWGLLKDQNGQIYKKLAAERLQQAEWQDSYKKYLNRIPAMSGVKGE; encoded by the coding sequence ATGGTGAGAAAAATTGACAAAGCACAGATTAACTTATTGAAAACCTGCGGCAAAGCTCAGCCTAGACCATGGTTGATTCGCACGAGTTTCAGTCGCCATTTTGACGGCTCATTTTGGTCTGATCTTCTAAATACGCCGAATCCTCTGAATGCTTTGATTCTCCCCTTTCTCTATTTATTAACGTCGGGTCCAGCCTTAGCCACAGGAGTCTCCGGAGAGATTTCCCGGATAGGCGATGCCACCCACATTGAGTTTCGTGGTCAAAATCAGTGGGAATACGAAGTTACACGGGTGGGAAAACGTTCTCTACGCCTGGTGTTATCACCATTTGATTTACCAACTGAAGCGAAGCTCAAAACTTGGTCTGATGCCCTCGTGTCGTCGGTAGAGTTAGACAAAGGGGGCGCGGACGGAAAATATGTTGTGACCTTTAACTTGACCGAAAACAATATTGATAGCTTTGATTATCTTACGGATGATCCCTCGCGACTCATTATTGATATCTATCGAGAGGCTCCAAATCCACAAACAAAGAGCAAGCCGAATGCAACTGCTTCGACTCCAGAGGAACGAAAATCTGAGGTAGCAAGGAAAAGGACTGGAAAAATAGCAGCAGTCTCGCAGGATTACGTCAAAAAGGGTCTTCAGCGATCTCCTTCCGGGAGCGAATTGCTCACCGTGGATCAAGCAGGAGAAAAGAGCTTGGAGCAAACCAAAAAATCCCTTTCACAAACGGGCGGTGTTTTCGACGGAAATGATCCGGACTTCAATCGATTTCGCGTAAAGGAATTTGAAATCAAAGAGGACGCAATAATAGCGAGCAAGCAGAATATTTTTATAAGATTTCCCATGTTGCAAATGTCGTCCAGCGAGTTACCAAGGCTTTTGGAAAATAGTCCTGAGTACGTCATTGCACCACGAAATGACCCCGAAAACAAACAGGCCCGCTTCTTGTTGACCCTCTTTTTGAAGGGTCGAAAGGCCGCATTTCTTAAGGCATACGAGCATTTCAATCGTAAGTTTCCAAAAAGCATTTACGACGAAATTGTGCGCAATATGGCTGCAGAGATACACTATTCCCTCTATCAGGAGGAAAAGTTGACGTACCATTTTCAAAGGGCCTATGACGAGTATCAATATCTTCTGGCAAAGTATCCGGATTCACCTTTGGCGGAGCGAACAGAACTCATTCTGAGCTATTCGGTTCTTGAGCGGGGCGAAGCCCTCGCAGCTCTTCAGAATCTTCAACGATTTCTAGAAAAGTATCCAGAATCCCCCCACACGGATCCGGTTCGACGCGCCATTGGAGCCGTCTATGTTCAATTGGGAAAGTATGAGGAAGCCACACAGGCCTACCAAAAATTGGGCGAAACCGCCAAAGATAAGACCTTTTCAAATGAGGCGACCTATCGGTTAGGGGATGTCGCGTTTTCGCGGCGTGATTATAAAGAGGCCATTGCTCTGTATCAGGCTGCAATAAGGTCGTTGCCGAATCTTGAAAAGAGGTTTCCAAATGCTCTCTATAATATGGCAGAAAGCTATTTTTGGACCGGTGATTACCGGAACAGCCTTGAGGCTTACGTAAATTTTCTCAAATATTTTCCAACCCATGATCATGATGGGTATGCGATGACCCGGGTGGGAGAACTCATGGAGATTATGGGAGTTGACCAAAGCAGGGTGATGGGAGGCTATCTCGAAAGTTACTTTAGATTTCATGATAGTCCAGGCGCTGGCGTGGCCAGAGTTCGGATGCTCAGTCAGCAGATGAAGGGAATGAAGGAAAAGGAACTGAAACGCGCTGTCGATGAAATGACCGAGATCGCGGTCAAATCATCTCTTCCTAAAATGGATGAATTCATAAATCTTATGGTCTCTGATGGATTTTATCGTCGGGGAGAGTATGAGAGAGCCCTAGGGTACCTGGTGAGCTTTTATCAAAGTCATCCGACTTCGTCGAGTTTGCCGTTCTTCCATAAGCGAATTCTAAAAAATATCACTGATGATCTAAAAAAAATGGCTGAAGAGAAAAGGTATATGGATGTGCTGGGAAAATTTTCTAAACTGTCGGCGACTTGGTTGAAGAAGCCGGACCGGCTGGATATTCCATATTTTCTTGGACAGGCCTATGAACAGGCTGGCGTATACCATGAGTCAGAGAAGATATATTCAGAGCTTCTCGCCAATTTAAAAAAAATAAGGGGCACTCAAGAAGAGAAGGAAAGACGAGTCATAGAGCACCTTCCTCAGTTTGACGAGCTTTATCTGCGGCTTTCAACAAACTGCCTGTTGCAAAGAGATGTCACCAAGGCGCATGGATATTTGACAGAAATTAAAAATCCTGAAGCCTTTTCATCTCAATCAAAAATTGAATGGATAGGAAATTTGGCCAAAGTCGCCGAAGAAAAAGGGCAAACTGGAGAAGTGGTAAAATATCTTCTGGAGTTAATTGAGGCTTGGAAGAAATCTCCCGAAATGCTTGCCCCTGTTTACTTGAAGCTGGCGGAGATGCAGATTCGTCAAAAGCAGTGGCCTGATGCCGAGACCACTTTGAATCTCATTCGAACTATGAAAACTCAGAAGATGCCAGTGGGTAATGACGTCTGGGTCTCGGCATTAGAAAAACAAGGGGATGTTCTATATCAACAAAAGAAGAATATCGGAGCTGTGGAGGCCTACCTCGAGCTTTTGGATCAATTTGAAGACAAGCGTCCCCTTGCTTATGTTCGCTATAAAGTGGGATCGATCCTCTATGAAACGGGAGACATTCGGGCGGCCGAAAAAGTTTGGGGGCTACTGAAGGATCAGAACGGTCAAATCTATAAAAAACTCGCGGCCGAACGGCTTCAACAGGCGGAATGGCAAGATTCCTATAAGAAGTATCTGAACAGAATTCCAGCTATGTCTGGCGTCAAAGGGGAGTAA
- a CDS encoding MCE family protein has product MESLAKNEIRVGLFVAGGLALLLTSILLLGGDKYFFRDTYQLRTQMNHVQGLVEGSVVSLSGINIGVVKKMNFTSDSKLDLNLQLDRDFSSRITESSVASIRTQGALGDKYIYIEPGPSGKRPLKDGEYITADLSGDIFDLIKEKGSELGHLVDVIREVHTLLKGLNDENRATVLMSNMVSSSENLNKLLIDARGAIQDIRGEKSEKGGIKVAVNYLVNILEKVDSGKGTLGEIINNPSIHERLISLLGDSPRNKFLKPLIRESVAPKSSEP; this is encoded by the coding sequence ATGGAGTCTTTAGCAAAAAATGAAATTCGCGTTGGCTTATTTGTGGCGGGAGGTCTGGCCCTACTTCTGACTTCTATTTTACTTTTAGGTGGAGATAAATATTTTTTTCGGGACACTTACCAACTGCGAACACAGATGAATCATGTCCAAGGCTTAGTCGAGGGCAGCGTGGTCAGTTTGTCCGGCATTAATATTGGCGTCGTAAAGAAAATGAATTTCACTTCTGATTCAAAATTGGATTTAAACTTACAACTCGACAGAGATTTTTCTAGTCGCATCACCGAAAGCTCCGTTGCTTCAATTAGAACTCAAGGAGCACTTGGCGACAAATATATTTACATCGAACCTGGTCCCTCAGGCAAACGACCCCTTAAAGATGGCGAATACATAACCGCTGATCTCTCGGGCGATATTTTTGATCTTATAAAGGAAAAGGGCAGCGAACTTGGACATCTCGTTGATGTCATAAGGGAAGTTCACACTTTATTGAAGGGACTCAATGATGAAAATCGCGCGACCGTCCTTATGTCTAATATGGTCTCATCTAGCGAGAATCTGAATAAGTTGCTTATAGATGCACGGGGGGCCATCCAAGATATTCGTGGCGAAAAGAGTGAAAAAGGGGGAATCAAGGTTGCCGTAAATTATTTGGTAAATATCCTCGAAAAAGTCGATTCAGGCAAAGGGACACTCGGTGAAATCATAAACAATCCTTCGATTCATGAGCGACTGATTTCACTATTGGGCGATTCGCCCCGAAACAAGTTTTTAAAGCCGCTTATCCGAGAAAGTGTCGCTCCCAAAAGCAGCGAACCCTAA
- a CDS encoding DUF721 domain-containing protein encodes MKTKKNNHNNRLNTASDVLQSLLTEGKSGLVEGFQRWRLWRQWPQVVGPELAKTTNPVGYQNGTLIIWVDHPARIQDLHYVKDVLIQKVNDHLGRRWVYYLRFTTDRKSVPSIDGSDENMRDFLSKPFRPGEADRD; translated from the coding sequence ATGAAAACAAAAAAAAACAATCACAATAACAGACTTAATACTGCTAGCGATGTCCTACAGAGTCTTTTGACGGAAGGCAAGTCAGGTCTTGTAGAAGGATTTCAGAGATGGCGTCTTTGGCGCCAATGGCCCCAAGTGGTTGGGCCAGAATTGGCCAAGACGACCAATCCAGTTGGCTATCAGAACGGAACCTTGATCATTTGGGTGGATCATCCAGCGCGAATTCAAGATCTTCACTACGTCAAAGACGTGCTCATTCAAAAGGTGAATGATCATTTAGGGCGACGTTGGGTTTATTATTTAAGGTTCACGACCGATCGAAAATCCGTCCCAAGTATTGATGGCAGCGACGAGAATATGCGGGATTTCCTCTCGAAACCATTTAGACCTGGAGAAGCAGATCGAGACTAA
- the glmS gene encoding glutamine--fructose-6-phosphate transaminase (isomerizing), whose translation MCGIVGYAGPRDPKEVILSGLRTLEYRGYDSAGVAILDKGEFKRVRAEGKLSNLEKKLKNFSFDGHIGIGHTRWATHGPPNEKNAHPHTVNGISIVHNGIIENYAELRAELADKGSHFDSDTDSELVAHLLARAVELTQDLYMAVLAVLPRLRGAYSILSVWAEQPNKLVAFKNGPPLVVGGNDQEVVIASDVQAILPYTREVIYLKDHEILLVKDKSFELFDESGKSLPIKTTRVHWSSEQAQKLGYPHFMLKEIFEQPRAVAQAIAPHIRLENRSIRLHQVGFGGKSVEDLAELDSTEDWNSTSLLFKNIERVFIVACGTSYYAAMVGEYLLERIAGLPTEVDLASEFRYRHPVLPKNSLLIAISQSGETADTLAALRLAKESGINILSITNVRSSSIDREAHGHLYMNAGVEIGVASTKALVSTMALLNVLALAFAQERGADSREVEKYIEALLMAPSQMEHVLAHSQFFEDAADTLKKHKGFLYLGRGTSYPMALEGALKLKELAYMHAEGYAAGEMKHGPLALIDEKMAVVMLAPQDELHEKTISNLEEAKARGGVIIAIGTGEDKRLESLSSHYLAIPPASWTVNPLLIVIPLQLLAYHVASSLGHDVDQPRNLAKSVTVE comes from the coding sequence ATGTGTGGAATTGTTGGATATGCGGGGCCCCGAGATCCAAAGGAAGTGATCCTCAGTGGACTTCGCACTCTGGAATATCGTGGCTATGATTCAGCAGGAGTGGCGATTTTAGATAAGGGAGAGTTCAAGAGAGTTCGTGCTGAAGGAAAATTATCTAATCTAGAAAAAAAATTGAAGAACTTCAGTTTTGATGGACACATTGGCATTGGGCATACTCGTTGGGCCACCCACGGCCCGCCAAACGAAAAGAATGCTCACCCTCATACCGTTAATGGCATCAGCATCGTTCATAACGGCATTATTGAGAATTATGCTGAATTACGAGCAGAACTTGCAGATAAAGGCTCTCATTTTGATTCCGATACTGATTCTGAACTAGTTGCTCACCTGCTGGCTAGAGCCGTCGAATTGACCCAGGATCTTTATATGGCTGTATTGGCGGTGCTTCCGCGTTTGCGTGGTGCCTATTCGATTCTCAGTGTGTGGGCAGAACAGCCCAATAAACTTGTCGCGTTCAAAAATGGCCCTCCTTTGGTTGTAGGCGGAAATGATCAAGAAGTAGTTATTGCGAGCGATGTTCAGGCGATTCTTCCTTACACCAGAGAAGTTATATATTTGAAGGACCATGAAATCTTGTTGGTAAAGGACAAATCATTTGAGTTATTTGATGAGTCAGGAAAGTCTTTGCCGATCAAAACGACAAGGGTGCATTGGTCTTCTGAGCAGGCTCAGAAACTAGGATATCCCCATTTTATGCTCAAGGAAATATTTGAGCAACCGAGAGCCGTAGCCCAGGCCATTGCCCCCCACATTCGATTAGAAAATAGATCAATCCGGCTTCATCAAGTTGGATTTGGTGGGAAGTCTGTTGAAGATCTTGCTGAGCTCGATTCCACAGAGGATTGGAATAGTACTTCTCTTCTATTTAAAAATATTGAAAGAGTTTTTATTGTCGCGTGTGGAACCTCCTATTATGCGGCGATGGTCGGAGAGTATCTTTTGGAGAGGATAGCAGGTCTTCCAACGGAGGTTGATCTCGCTAGTGAATTTCGATATCGTCATCCCGTATTGCCAAAAAATTCTTTGTTGATTGCAATTTCACAAAGTGGTGAAACTGCTGACACCTTGGCGGCATTGCGCCTTGCTAAAGAGTCTGGAATAAATATTTTAAGTATTACAAATGTTCGCAGCTCTTCAATTGATCGCGAGGCTCACGGGCACCTCTATATGAATGCAGGGGTTGAAATTGGAGTGGCAAGCACAAAGGCCTTGGTTTCGACAATGGCGCTTCTAAATGTATTGGCCCTTGCATTTGCTCAGGAACGGGGGGCTGACTCCAGAGAAGTCGAGAAGTATATTGAGGCTTTGTTAATGGCCCCTAGCCAAATGGAACATGTGTTGGCTCATAGCCAGTTTTTTGAGGATGCGGCTGATACTCTGAAAAAACACAAGGGCTTTCTCTATCTGGGGCGAGGAACCAGCTATCCAATGGCACTTGAAGGAGCCCTCAAGCTTAAAGAGCTTGCCTACATGCACGCCGAAGGCTATGCGGCTGGAGAGATGAAACATGGTCCCTTGGCTTTGATTGATGAAAAAATGGCCGTAGTTATGTTGGCGCCTCAGGATGAACTGCATGAAAAAACGATCAGTAATTTGGAAGAGGCCAAGGCGCGGGGAGGAGTTATTATTGCCATCGGAACCGGCGAGGACAAAAGACTTGAGAGCCTTTCGAGTCACTATTTGGCCATTCCTCCTGCTTCATGGACGGTAAATCCTTTATTGATAGTTATTCCACTTCAGCTACTTGCATATCACGTGGCATCCAGTCTTGGTCACGACGTTGACCAGCCACGGAACTTGGCTAAGTCGGTGACAGTTGAGTAG
- a CDS encoding ATP-binding cassette domain-containing protein codes for MDRVISVRKFRKSFDRKIIHRGVTFDVNEGECLGLVGGSGSGKSVILRSLIGLEKPDAGEIFINQENIVPFSEQELLPIRKKVAYVFQNGALFDSMTVYENLAYPLRAHTNMSKIEIRNRIEEQLEEFGLSGTENLYPAELSGGMQKRVGLARAIVNRPSIVLYDEPTAGLDPFNTKKLQEMILRLKQRGVTSIFVTHDMPSAFVVCDRIALLLNGEIMTTGTIEEMKSDPEGVLQRFINGSFAY; via the coding sequence GTGGATAGGGTGATTAGCGTAAGAAAATTTCGCAAGTCATTTGATCGAAAAATAATCCATCGAGGAGTTACTTTTGACGTCAATGAGGGAGAATGCCTCGGATTGGTCGGTGGTTCTGGTTCGGGAAAAAGTGTCATTTTAAGAAGCCTCATTGGCCTAGAGAAGCCGGATGCGGGTGAGATTTTCATCAATCAGGAAAATATTGTCCCGTTCAGTGAGCAAGAGCTTTTGCCAATCAGAAAGAAAGTGGCATATGTATTCCAAAATGGCGCTCTCTTTGATTCGATGACGGTTTACGAAAATCTTGCCTATCCCCTTCGTGCTCACACAAATATGAGCAAAATAGAAATTCGGAATAGGATAGAAGAGCAACTCGAGGAATTCGGCTTGTCTGGAACGGAAAATCTTTATCCGGCGGAACTCTCTGGAGGCATGCAAAAGCGAGTGGGACTCGCAAGAGCCATTGTCAACCGCCCCTCTATTGTACTCTACGATGAACCAACAGCGGGGCTAGACCCCTTTAACACCAAAAAACTTCAGGAGATGATTCTGCGGCTCAAGCAAAGAGGAGTCACCTCTATCTTTGTAACCCACGATATGCCCAGTGCTTTCGTTGTTTGCGATCGAATTGCCTTGTTATTGAATGGCGAAATTATGACTACTGGAACTATAGAGGAAATGAAATCCGATCCCGAGGGAGTTTTACAAAGATTTATTAACGGGTCTTTTGCTTATTAG